The genomic interval GTTATAAGAAAAcaatgtatagaaaacaatgTATAGCAAACATTGGGGAAAATGGATGTTAAAATCCTGTGAGTAAAAGTGTTAACCATCATTTGAACAAGTCGGAAGGATTACACCATTTTAAAAGCTTCCATTTTCCAGTAGCTGTTCCTCCACCCCTAATAAGCTTTTAAAAGTGAAGTACAGTTTTTCATACCTGTTAAAACTCTCATGGTCCCATGAACCAAATTGCCATCCCCACTTGTCAATGCTTGCATCAGATTCCCAAACAAATGCGGCCAAGCTTCTGGCCAATCCCAGTATGCTATGGCTGAGATTGGATATGCCTGAAAATATATAGTGGAAATATGTATAAATCTACAAGTGTTGAGGAAGACTTACAGATGTACAAATATAATTAGAAGACTGTGAATCTACTATCACTTTTTTCTTATGGAGCAAGAGatcttttaaactttcaaaagtACATTGAGAGTTAGGTCTTtgcaaatttacatttgtaAGCCTCAATGTCATTTTCTCTCTTGAACTTACTCACTCAATGTAACTTATAACGTAACTGGTAACTCATGGCATAATCCAGTAAAAACAGTCACACACAAGTAACTGCTTCTAGAACTTGAGTTTTCCTCAAGGCCATGAGGATGTACCTTTCACACTTAGTTGATCATGAGACATACCAAGAATAACCTCTCAAAATAGATTACCCTTTGAACATGAAAACAACTTACCACACTTGACCTGACTTTACTGATTGATGCCTGTAGATCTCTTAGTAAAAGACAACGAATCTCTTCCTTGGCCTGAAATACAATGAAAAGAGAAGACATCTGTAACCTTTGATAATTAGCAATGTATGAGAGGTAATAATGTCGCTAAAATAACATTGACTATGTCTGTACACCTTAGgaataaagggagtaagtttctaaaaaaactggtgctgcatcggtgggagagtacaacaggcTAATTCAgcattatcagctgagttgataacttaaattagccacagtaaagagtttaaaggctgatgttttTTTTGAGCATTCACCCTTCTgaatcactctgacaaaggcctaacacttgaaacatcagcttctaaattctttacagtggccaatttatgttatctgttgataatactaaattaccctgctgTTGTAACCTTCAAAGGTTACTAGTGTAGCAGAGAAGACAATCTGAATGCACAATTTAAATCGCATTTTAATCAAATGAAGTACATTatcaaaattacaaatgaaaataaggaGATTAGTGTGAAATCACAGATGAAGAGGGCAAACTAAAGATTGAAGATAGCGTAGTTATGATTGATGGTAACATTGCAACTGAATTTGTGTGGttcaaactaaaagaaaaagcagcagaaactaaactaagaaaatatcccTCAGAAATGTAACACTAGCTTAATTAACTATGAAACGATTATAGAGTAAACTGAAAGCAAGAAATTAATCAATATACGtatcaaaagaaaaggaaatatcctaaatgagaaataaagaaaaacttactttggtctagctcctaatGATTGTAGATAAATCACCGATAGCGGATTGTACGTGAATAGCAGACAAAATTGGTGGCATCGACAGCAACTTATAGCAATGAAATATACAATATAATATCTGGTACATGTACTTAAAtaaaactgattgaaataaaaacttattaagtaataatcattaaccaaCAAAGAATATTAGACCAGAAAAACATAACAGAAAAGTACACAAGTTAcgcgtttcgaaactaacagCTATACACCTCATGGTTGCCTCCTCTACACTGAACATGTGGAGAGGACTATTATACTATTTCCTTAGTATAGAACTGCCTGTTGTATACCATAATTAAAATACTGGATACTCCATGCAGAGAACTTGATAAGTAACATgcggcttatactattttgcgaaacgaaacgaaacgaaacgaaacgaaacgaaatcgggtcagatgaaataaaacaaaaggaataatgcagatatattttctaataaggtaaagataactttcacaaggattttggagtaatcgttcattaacaagaaggatttttattcatttcgcaaaatagtaattttaggagagttactattttgcgaaatggactattttcaccctgcggtgacaacgtgacctctttcgtgtcgcgaaaatacatttaaacattacaaattagtatatcaacgaagattttggcctcctcttatttcttaaaccgtattaaaatatatttcgcaaattagtaattttaggagagttactattttgcgaaatggactattttcaccctgcggtgacaacgtgacctctttcatgtcgcaAAAGTACATTTAAACagtacaaattagtatatcaacgAAGATTTTGgtctcctcttatttcttaaaccgtattaaaatatatttcgcaaaataataattttaggagagttactattttgcgaaatggactattttcaccctgcggtgacaacgtgacctctttcacgtcacgaaaatacatttacacattacaaattagtatatcaccgaacattttggcctcctctcatttcttaaaccgtattaaaatatatttcgcaaaatagtaattttaggagagttgctattttgcgaaatggactattttcacccctgcggtgacaacgtgacctctttcatgtcacaaaaatacatttaaacattacaaattagtatatcaccgaacattttggcctcctcttatttcttaaaccgtttcaaaatttatttcgcaaaatagtaattttaggagagttactattttgcgaaatggactattttttCCCCCTcaataactttcttttcgggtcacaaaaatacgcttaaacatttcattataGTATATTCTCGAAGGGTTCGGTCACCTCCTCTTTCTCTATCCAGATATAATTAATTTCTCAAAGTagtaatgtcagaaaaattactGTTTTGCGGAATAGCTAGGCTATTTTCACTCAGCGGTAACGATGTTGTTATTCTCGTGTCATCCAAAGCCGCCTGAGAAAACTGACTCCTGACAGATTGGGTTTACAGGTCTCACCTTTCCTTGTACGTAAGTGTTTTAATTAGCTGTGGTATGTACTTCTTTACttcatttaaatcatttatggtccattttgcaaaacagtaattcttccaaaattactGCCTCGCGAAATAAACTTAGAAGACTTTCATATAGGTGAAGATAGCTTAGACCTTTTGAGATTTGATAGTGCTTTAAATTGAAACTTACCGAAAACCTATTGTATGACACGAGAATAACAACATCGTTACCGCTGAGTGAAAATAGCCTAGCTATTACGCAAAACagtaatttttctgacattactACTTTGAGAAATTAATTATATCTGGATAGAGAAAGAGGAGGTGACCGAACCCTTCGAGAATATACTATACTGAAATGTTTAAGCGTATTTTTGTGAcccgaaaagaaagttattgAGGGGtaaaaatagtccatttcgcaaaatagtaactctcctaaaattactattttgcgaaataaattttgaaacggtttaagaaataagaggaggccaagatgttcggtgatatactaatttgtaatgtttaaatgtatttttgtgacatgaaagaggtcacgttgtcaccgcaggggtgaaaatagtccatttcgcaaaatagtaactctcctagAATtgctattttgcgaaatatattttaatacggtttaagaaatgagaggaggccaaaatgttcggtgatatactaatttgtaatgtttaaatgtattttcatgacgtgaaagaggtcacgttgtcaccgcagggtgaaaatagtccatttcgcaaaatagtaactctcctaaaattactattttgcgaaatatattttaatacggtttaagaaataagaggaggccaaaatgttcggtgatatactaatttgttatgtttaaatgtatttttgtgacatgaaagaggtcacgttgtcaccgcaggggtgaaaatagtccatttcgcaaaatagtaactctcctaaaattactattttgcgaaatatattttaatacggtttaagaaataacaggaggccaaaatgttcgatgatatactaatttgtaatgtttaaatgtatttttgtgacatgaaaaaaggtcacgttgtcaccgcaggggtgaaaatagtccattttgcaaaatagtaactctcctaaaattactattttgcgaaatacattttaatacggtttaagaaataagaggaggccaaaatgttcgttgatatactaatttgtaatgtttagatGTATTctcgtgacatgaaagaggtcacgttgtcaccgcaggggtgaaaatggtccatttcgcaaaatagtaaaatccttcttgttaatgaacgattactccaaaatctttgtgaaagttatctttaccttattagaaaATACATCtgcattatttcttttgttttatttcatctgacccgATTTCGAAATAGTATAAGCccgttgtcaccgcagggtgaaaatagtccatttcgcaaaatagtaactctcctaaaattactattttgcgaaatacattttaatacggtttaagaaataagaggaggccaaaatcttcgttgatatactaatttctaatgtttaaatgtatttttatgaCATAAAAGAGGTTACGTTAGTCACCGCTGGgtaaaaattgtccatttcgcaaaatagtaactctcctaaaattactattttgcgaaatacattttaatacggtttaagaaataagaggaggccaaaatgttcggtgatatactaatttgtaatgtttaaatgtatttttgtgacatggaagaggtcacgttgtcaccgcaaggtgaaaaaattccatttcgcaaaatagtaacgctcctaaaattactattttgcgaaatgaataaaaatccttcttgttaatgaacgattactccaaaatccttgtgaaagttttctttaccttgttggaaaatatatctgcattattcctttagttttgttctatctcacctgatttcgtttcgtttcgtttcgcaaaatagtataagccgtAACATGCTACACATTCTGTGCTGGAATGTGCATTGTGTCGATTTGTTTATATTGCTTACTTATGCAATTGTACAGCTTTCCTGTACTTGTTGTGTAGTGAGGAATTTGGCTATTAAAACCTCAAGTTTTCATGGTAAACACTGTTGCCATTCTACCCAAACACTTATTTCTGAGAAATCGCTTTAAAACGCCCAATCTTTCACAAGCCTTCCCTCCAAGAATCAACCTCTCCAATACATTACCCCCTTTAACCTTTTCACCATCAAGATCTTAATactaattctctttactatctgccatacaattcatatgacataagttctgagaatttggtattaaatcaACTTATAAtgccctaattgatatttttaagaaaaactctATCTTATAGGAGAAACCTCTCCCTTTAggggatttaaagggttaaaaaaaatgaaaatagcggTATACCTGTAtatggaatttgaaaaagaaaacttattaaATTGCTCCACAGAGATGATTTACATTTACCACTTTAAGACTTGAAATATGCTCAAAATGTACTTACAGCATCTGTAGTCTCAGGAGGTCTAAATTTCTCAGCACTGCTATTCCAGTGGGCTCCAACATACTGCTTTAGAATGACTGAGGCAAGCTGAAAACGATTTatgttcaaagaaaatatcaaattttttactCTATGTTAcactaaataaacaaaagactATTCTTCAATCAGACTTAATATTCATGTGAGTTTTATAGAAACAGTTACAAGAAATAGTAATAACATCAAATTAGTGAAAATTCATCTTTTAGTAAACttaccaatcagattatttcaACCATTCTACCAAGGATTCTAATTGGCTTATGGTAGCATGCTTTAAGAGAGTATAAAATATTTCTCCttactcaagaagtggggagtGAAAAGAGTTCTCTATCGTTACATCTATAAGATGAGCCTTCTGGTTTTTAAGCTGACTTAACTGTAACCCACAAACTActttaattaaattgaaacaTCTCTCTGCTGttacttattattattttgaaaaatgcttTCCTGACTTGTCTGATAGCCAGAGCTCCCTCTCTGTCAACTGTGAGTTCTGCTAAAAGGACACCAAATTctaaaaattatgaagaaaagttaaaactttGATTAACAAGTGTTTCTCATCTGGCAAACTATGATgagttgtaaaaaaattttaaggtcAGCAGGGTGGGGATGCTGCacatgtaaaataatgtaaGAGAACAGATAAGAAAGACTGAAATTTCTTGATCAGTGGGGAGAGGTTTTGAAGAACATCTGATATGGGAAGAGGCGAGGAAAAGATTATATGGTAGTTTTCACAGGAACATGTTGATCATTACACTATCTGTAGATCTGTTGAGTCTGGtcataaaaactaaaaaagaacaACTAATTAACCATGGAGAAGTCCAAATTTCACCACTAGATTAGGAAGCTTTTCCTAAACAGGGGGTATTACTGAAACCTCAAaattttggctgattttttcAACAATGTTATATGAATCTTTGATGATACATAAATCCAGGTTTTTCTTAAGGGAAAATGTTTCACAGGTAAGGTGAAAAAGTTTCTAAACTTAAGCCATTAGTGTGAGAAATCCTCGTGTAAAGATCTGAGTTTTTGCCAAAAATAACTTGTTGCTGTGCTGGGCAATGATTGCAATGAATTCATATGATGACAATACTCAAATTACAGGGCATATTCTCCATGTTAATTTTCTCTAACAGGCTTTACAACACTTTGCCTGCCACTTTGGCCAAACTGCATTGAACAGTTTATATTTTTGCAAAGGAAGTTTAGCAAGTGCCcagaatttttggaaacaaggccAGATCACAACACCTGGAGCTATCTTCCTTCATCTTTGCAGGAAGTGCTTGGGTTCTCTAACATCCCCAGCTAACCAGTACCAAGAAGATTCAGGATAAGGAGATAAGGAGCCTACAATTTATCATCCTTAAAGCAAGAATAATAGAACATCTatacatttgcagatgtcatagcaaaCGCAACACATtcttctcagttattttaagacccagAGCATCGGTCCCATCTGGGCCTGAACCCTAGCCCTCCCACACAGCAGTTTAATGCTCTACAACCTGAACTAACTTGGAGAATATGTGAGAAGCATTAGGCATAGTGCTAGCACCAGCAGTATCAAAAGTACCACACGTAGGGATAAGTAAAGGATAACTTTTGAGGTTTACCATTGAACATTGTAAAGCATTGATGATTCTGCCCAACTACAGAGAGCAATAATATTGAAAACAGTAATCCAAGGTCCCTGAAAAGAAAGCTACCATACCCCCGAAGGTGCCACTGGAAGAGGATGGAAGGACATGGACGACATTTGAAGCCACTCAGAATTTctatttttgaacaaaaaatgcAACTCATTTGCATACATATTGCGTACCATGCAATGACTACAACATgaggaaaaatttccgcacagccccatacttaattatgcatgtacatcttactggtgatacactgaataataaagccccatatatggatgtataatgatgtatggggctgtgcggaaattttgcccagctttcttgtaatatttttcatctctgaCTTGCATGAAGAGAAATACATATGAGAGCGGAAGTTTGATCAGAATACGTAGCTGATCATTTCCTAATCCTAGTCACTAAACCAGCTGAGCACAGAGTATCTGGCTAGCAATCAAGTGAACATTTCGTGAAATGTACATCTAGCAGCACGTTCTTTatttttagctcattcatgtGCTTGCACAATCAATGAGTATCGTGAGGGGCCAAGATGTGGACACTTTTTGTAGTCACTTTTTGTAGTCACTTTTTGTAGACATTTTTTGTAGACCTGTTTTGTAGACGGAAGTGAATCGGACCGGAAGTGATTTGTGATGTTCCTCACCACCCCTCCCCCGTTCGTCTTAATTAAAGTCCGAATAAACTTCGAACTCGCTCCAATCAGCAAGtgcaaagaataaaataaatcacaatAAATGTTTGTATGGtctaataataaataaattaacaataaGTCGCAATTTTGCAACGTCTTATGAGAAGCCGAAATGTTCGCAACTAGGGGTACCCTAAACAGTTTTTTTGGCACACGCATTCGCTATCACGTGGACGAGACGGACCATCGAGGTAGCCATATTGGATAGTTGCTAAGGTTATAATTTTGCGTTGATTTGCATTGGAAAGTCGTGGTAAGTGCGTAAACCATTGCTTTATTATTGTGCAAAGGAGATAAGGAAACACGCGAAAAAAAACCTCACCAAATGTGACATTGTTGTCGCTGACACTACTGGAGCGATAACTGTAACTCTGTGGGAAAGTCAAATCGCCGAAGTTGAACAGCACAGCTGTTATCACTTCAAAGAACTTAAGTTGAATTGGtacgaaaaaaaatatctcgGCTCTTCCAAAAAAACAACGATTAAAAAGTGCGAAAACATCGACATTCCAGGTGGGATTACCAGTGAAACTGAAAacataaaaccaaatgaaaaggcaaagaagaaaATCACCGGTACTATAATGGCGGTAGAGATTAAGAAGACATACATTTGCATAAATTGCAAGTACAAAATTCCGGATGCTCCTGAattaaatattataaaatgCCCCAACTGTAACTTGAAGATCAAGAAATGTGAACTGGTATCTAGTACTACGGCAAACATCGTGATAAAAGACGAAAGTGGAGAAAATATGGGAAGATTCTTTTGTACACATGCTGTTCTAAGTGAGTTACTTCAAACAATCGCTGGTGCCCCCGGTTACAACATAGACAAAAACATTGACCACTTATCTGCAAATATAATGGAAGAAACCGTTCTAAATGTCAGCAACTtatgttttcaagttattatggatgaaaaaattgtaaaatcaatTGAACTTGGTGGTGCTGACTGACATTCACACAAACAAGAGAACTTATGGTTAAAAGTTCATTTGCTACATTCTTTGCACAAAAAGGAGAAGTTAACGAAAGCGTTTGCAATTTATGTGCTGTTTACATTGTTTAATATtcttaaaggaaagaaatgcATTGAACTTGATAATGCTCAATTACCAGAGAACCTGCACAGGTAGTTTTcctattgttattgttactgttactgttgtttgtttttttttttttatataatatttttaatggaaaaaaatgcattgaacTTCATAATGCTTAATTACCACAGAACCTGCCCAGGTAGTTTTCcaattgttattgttactgttgtttttttaattattaaagctATTGTTTAATGTTAAGATTTCATTGTTGGAAAGGTGGTAACTTTTTCACTACCATATATATAAAACTAAGCATGATGACAACTCTTAATCacagaaaacaaataatcaaatattttactttctttcttagTATCCTTCAGAACTTGAttttattctaaattttaataaaaatatctacTGCCCTCATTCCATTCCTAACAGTGTTATTGTTACTTTGCTTTGATTGCGTAATTTTTAATGTAGATTAATTAACTACTTGCTTGTAAATAGTCAGCATGAGAAgcactgtttaaaaaaatgcatcatACTCCTGTATCTGAGATTATAACACTGCTCAGTTTCAATTACCATAATTTTGCTGTTCatgtttttatctcattttgaaataaacttattttGTGTTAACTTCAATTATTTATGTGAATGTGGCAATTATATCAAGACACTGTCCATTTTTTATGACGCATGGGGATCCTCCTGGGGTTTAGGGGAGATGCATGTAAAAAAATGGGGCTTCACAGGAGGGGACATAGGCCAAGAAATTAGCCTCTGAATTGGAGGTCACCCCAAATAATTCCCATGACCAGCAATAACagatacaataaaaattatccattacatgaatgagctggctctcAGAGCCCTTTgattatctttttgagagcaCAGTGTTCCCAGTGAATTTAAAGCAACTTACAAATCCTACCTTCTGTGACCTCGAAAACCTTGAGCTGTTCTTCTGCCATCTGTCCTAGCTACTGACAGGATAGCTGTCAGGCTATCAGGAGGGCCTGTTTTAATGATCGATTCCTGTCGTCCATTGCGGCAGCCATCTTGGAAATTCGCACCAAAGAAGACAATTGCATATGTGATTATTTTAGCAGGAAGATTTTCAAGAGAGTTTTGACTGCTGACTAGCAGGTCTTAATGTCAACTGAAAAGTGATGGACAACTTTTGGATTGGCCATATCAGTTCACAAGAGTTCAGATGCAACTTAGTCACAAATTTAATCTCGGAAAAGCCTCTGGTGGTGGAGAAGATAAgctgaaaaatttaagtttaccGAATGGTATCTCGCTGAAACTTTGACTTGGCATGATGACCCTGACGACCCTACAGGCATGATCGGCCAGAGAGTGTAATTTTGAATAACCAGGTGGATGTAATGTGATCGAGGTGCTGACCTAATACTTCTACAGCAGAGTGGATATCATTGTGTGCTTCTGGCAGTGAGAGTGAAAACTGGAATGTGGACCACCAATTTACACTTAATTGTCAAAATTGACTGAACAACAGGAAGACAGAATTTAACTAATCATCATGATCAATGGCTTGTTGGGTTAAAGTTGACCCCTTAGCCTGTAATCTATCCATCATCTGTTGTTGAGTGGACTCATATAGGGAGTGTTTTTCCACATCTCTGTTCTAATACCCAGAGTTGTTTCTTAATGACGCCCTGCCTTGTCACTCAGTGAGATCTCAGTTCTACTCCAAAAGGATCAACAAAAGACTCAGTGTTCAATAGCAACTGAACATTTACTTTTGCCTTTCTACTTAGTAGCAATGATGATGCCATATTATTTTCTTCTCTCTGTTgtcattttttaatgaatacttCTGACCTGATCAAAATGCAGCAAAACAAAACTATGAACAAATGAGAATGTGCAaagtttctcatttcttttatgaaaaaatcaatttgtttaaaGGCCTCTGTTCAGAGGAAAATTTGTACATCATGGGAGAAATCACTCTCTTTGACATCATGCATCTTGAGGAGCTGTGGAGttcatattttttccctttccttttgaACATCCTCAATTCAGTTTATAACCTTGCATTAGAAGACAAACAAATATTGAGAATAGCTAGGAGTTCAATTTCATAGTTTTCTAGAATAACAATGAGTGAGGTCAACTTCAAGTGCACCACAGTGCTGTGAGAAACACCCTACTCTCATATTGTCTTGAAAGCAAGCTTAAAATCATGTAGATTACAATGTTTAACTTTCAGTACATCACACAAGTGATACACCTTAGTCTGGTATATAGTTGACAATAAAGTTAGACTCTTAGTTAACATAATTCTGATGTGTTGTTCCCTGAAAGGTCCAACTTTGTGAGTTTACAATGTTCATCTTTTGGTGCATAATTCAGTTGTGATACATACACACTGGTCTGATGTATTGTGGTGACCAAGGTCCAACTCTGTGAGTTTTCAATGTTCATCTTTTCTGGCAGCACACAGGTGTGATACACCTTGGTCTGATACATTGTTGTAACCAAGGTCCAACTTTGTGAGTTTACAATGTTCATCTTTTAGTGCAGCACACAGGTCAGGTACACCTTTGTCTGATATTCCGTTCCCTTTCAGGTTTAACTTTTTGAGTTTACAATGTCCATCTTCAAGTGCAGCACACAGCTCTGATATACCTTTGTCTGATATTTTGTTGTAAGCAAGGTCCAACTTTGTgagttcaaaatttttttcttttaatgccACACACAGGTATGATACACCTACATCTGATATACTGTTGCAACTAAGGTCCAACTTTGCGAGTTTGCAATGCTTATCTTTTGGTGCAGTACACAGGTGTGATACACCTTGGTCTGATATTCTGTTCCCCTTAAGGTCCAACTTTTCAAGTTTACAATGCTCATCATTTAGTGCAGCACACAGGTCTGGTAAACCTTCGTCTGATACGTTGTTGTAACCAAGGTCCAACTTTGTGAGGTGGCAATGTTC from Pocillopora verrucosa isolate sample1 chromosome 14, ASM3666991v2, whole genome shotgun sequence carries:
- the LOC131798424 gene encoding uncharacterized protein, whose amino-acid sequence is MFATRVRKPLLYYCAKEIRKHAKKNLTKCDIVVADTTGAITVTLWESQIAEVEQHSCYHFKELKLNWYEKKYLGSSKKTTIKKCENIDIPGGITSETENIKPNEKAKKKITGTIMAVEIKKTYICINCKYKIPDAPELNIIKCPNCNLKIKKCELVSSTTANIVIKDESGENMGRFFCTHAVLSELLQTIAGAPGYNIDKNIDHLSANIMEETVLNVSNLCFQVIMDEKIVKSIELGGAD
- the LOC136277998 gene encoding importin-9-like, which encodes MFNEFGVLLAELTVDREGALAIRQLASVILKQYVGAHWNSSAEKFRPPETTDAAKEEIRCLLLRDLQASISKVRSSVAYPISAIAYWDWPEAWPHLFGNLMQALTSGDGNLVHGTMRVLTGYCQGCPLSASSTIHPSIC